CGCTCCTGCATTTTCCCGATCAGCTCCAGTCCGTTTCCCCAGGCTTCCACAGCAAAATTTTGGCCAAGCAGCTCGTCGGACAGCAGCCCGCGGATCTCGGGCGTGTCTTCTGCAAGCCAGATCGTTTTGCCCACTCCGTCTATCTGCGGCAGTACGCCCAGCGCGTCCGGTTGGTAATAGCTGCTCATGTTCTCTTCGGGCAAAGCCCGCGCAAACAGCGTGATATGGATGGAGGTGCCGACGCCCGGCACACTGTCCATGCTCAACGCACCGTCCATAAGCTCCACCCATTGCTTGACGATGGACAGACCAAGACCGATGCCGGGTTGCGAACGAGTCTGGCTTAGGCGCTGAAAAGGCTCAAAAATGCGCTGCTGGTCTTCCGCGGCAATACCGCAGCCCGAATCGCGCACCGTAAACGACAGCTTTCCAGCTTTATTCGAATCCAAGCAGTAATCGACCGAGAGGACAATCAGACCGGACTGGGTGAATTTATTGGCGTTATCCAGCAAATTGCCCAATAGCTGACGCAGGCGCTTTCCATCCAGCTCCAATACAGCGGGCAGCGCCTCGCTCACCTCCAACTGGAAACAGTTGCCGCTTTGCATCGTGAGATTCTCGTTCTCCTGTGCAATCGCCTTAAGCAGCGCATGGATGTAAACCGGCTCCTTGCGCACCGCATTGGGTGAGCCACCCGCTGCGTAGTCGATCAGGTCGTTGATCATTTGCAGCATGTGGGTGGCGCTGCGGCGGATGATGCCGCCGCGCTCGGCCTCGCTGTGGCCGCCGGCCTGGATCAGATCGGCATAGCCGATGATGGACGTCAACGGCGTGCGTAGATCATGGCTGACCCGGGCCAGGAAGTCCGATTTGGCGCGGTTGGCCTCGTCGGCCACGATCAAGGCGCCCTGTAATTCCCGCGTGCGCTCTTCCACAGCATTTTGCAGCCGTTCATGCTCCTGCAAGCGGGCATCCTGCAAAGCGTCTTGAGCCAGTTGCTTTTCCAGCCTCAATTGTCGTTGGCGTCGGACGTTGACGACCAGCAGCAACAAGATGATGGACAGATTACCCCATACGATTTCCGCGCCACCGACCAGGGATTCGGAAAGCAATCCCAAACCGACCGCCATCTTCAAGACACCACGGCTGCTATACAGGCAAAAGGCCAGAAAAAACAGCCTGGCTTCGCGTGAACCTTGCCGCCAGCGATGCAGACAGCTGCCGAAAATCAGAATCAGACAGGGCATCAGCACCCAGGTCAAACCGTAAGCAAACAGACCATAGTCTGCAAAGGCCATTCCCGCGGTGCAAACTGCCACGCCCAACAGGGATGCTCGATATAGCCAGCGCCAAAACGCAATACCGCCTGCTTCGATAAAGTTCATCATCAGCGCGAGGAACAGCATCACCGTGACACCAGGCAACACGCCGGTAATGCGCAGCGCGGCGTCCCCGCCGCTTTGCATCAGGTAGTAATAGTGGTAGCCCTGGAAAGAAAGATCGTAGACAAGATCGCTGAACGCCATGCCTGCCAGCAACAGGGAGATCCGGTCCCGCCGCGCGATCCCCATTGCCAGCGTGTAGAGGCCGATCGTGAGCATGGAGCCTACCAGCAGCATTTCCATGGCCAGCTGCACATCCTGATTGGCGCGGTGAGCGGTTGGTGTCCATAACTCCGGCGAGATGCTGATGATTGAGCGGCTGCGGACGCGCAGCACAAAACGAATGCTCTCGCCGGGAGCCAAAGTAATAGGGAAAATCGACAGCAAGGCCGGAACGGGATGCAAGGCCAGCGGCATGCCGAGTCCGGCTTGAAGGGTTTCCATCGGCCACACCGCGCTCAGCCCCAGCCGGTAAAAGCGGATGTCCTCCAAGCGGCAGGAGCCGACGGACAACCAGCGAGTCGCCGGCTGGCTGCCGCTATTGTAAAGCCGGCCTTGCAGCCAGTAAGTATCGGCGGAAAAGCCGGCAGTCAGCCGTTTGAGCGTGGCGGTCTGCCAGTCTGGATTCGCTAGCGCCTGTTGCAGCGTCAGGCTCTTTCCTGGCTCGCGCATGATGTCGAGCTGACCATACAGCGGGACATGTTCGGGCGCAACGGCCAAGTCGACAGGCTGTGCCGCCCTGGCCTGGCCGCAGCAGATCAACAGCAGCCAGAGCAGCCAGCCGCGCCAACTCATGCGCCGACATCCCCGCCGCGGCGCAGGCTGGTAGGCGGGCAGCCAAACCGGTCTTTGAAAGCGGTGGAAAAATTCGACTGGTTGCCATAGCCGGTGGCCTGCGCGATTGCTTGCACCGGCAGATCGGACTCCACCAACAGACGCCGCGCCTCCTTCATTCTGGCCTCGCGCAGGAAATCGAACACCGTCATGCCCGCGCAGCGGCGAAAGGCCTGGTTTAGGCGCCGGGTATTGGTGCCCACCGTCTGAGCTAACCCGGCCAAGTCCGGCGTAGCGTCCAGCGCTGCCAACAGCAGCTTGCGAGCAGAACGGTACAGCACCCCGTCCAAGCCGCCAGCCTTGGGTTCTTCGCTTTTCTCTGCGGCTTCGGTCAATGGTGGTCCGGGTGGTTGGCTCATGCGCAGATGGATGCACAACCGGATGCGGACTTCCTCGAAATCAAAAGGCTTGGTGATGTAGTCCACCGCGCCGGCAGCCAAGCCCTCCACCCGCTCCTTGGGCAGCGCGGATGCGGTGAGAAACAGCAGCGGGATGGCGGCGGTCTGCGGGTTGGCTTTCAGCAGCCGGCAAGCGGTCAAACCATCACATTGCGGCATGGAGATGTCCATCAGGATCACATCCGGCCGCACCGCTTGCGCCTTGTGATAGCCGTCCCGGCCATCCTCGGCAAGATAGAGACGACAACCATGCCGGGATAGAAAGTCCATCAGCAACATGCGGTCTTGGGCATTGTCGTCGACGATCAAGACTCGTAAGCCGCGCAGCACGCCATCAAGAGATGAAGATGCAGATGGGTTCATGCTTCGCATTATCGCACAAAAAAATCGAATGGCATGTTTTTCAGGCTTTGCTGCGTCAACCATCTCTTTCTGAGACAGGCTCAGGCTAAGCACAGCACACCCGCAACGCCTCGGGACCAGAAATGCAAGCAGCGCTACACAAGCGCCAATTGGCATGAGCACGACCGCGCTTACCTCACGCGGATCGCGCGGGTCTGGCTAGGGGCTGTTGACGTTTGCTGAGCGGTCGTGCCGAGATGCATTTTGCGCCGAATCGAGGCGTTTCGCGCGCCGCAGCAGCCATGCAGTTTTGTCTGAGCATCAAATACGCGTGCAAGCAGCCGTTGCGACAGCGCTTGGGCACAGTGCAAAGCCTGCGGTATCTAGGAAGAAGGACAGCGAGCCGCGCGGGATCCGGACTTGCTCGTAGGCTTACCCGTTGAAAGGCAGTAGCTTTCGGAGCAGCTTTTGCCATTGCGCAATCTTACCAAACTGCGGTGCAGGCTGATTTGTGCAAGAAAGCGGTGCGCCATCAAAAGATGGGGATGCCGACGGGCAGTACACAAATTATTCCGGGGAAAAATTCCAGGCCATGTAGTTCTCAATTAGCTCATGCATATAGCCACCATCCATTCACAGACAAATAATATTCCCTACAACAAACATTTTCTTCCTTTACGCAAAAACTTCACCTTGCCGACCCACTATGCTACCCATGACATGTGATTGGAAATTAATTCAACCCAACAGGAGAAGCACTTATGTCGCAAATAAACATTACCAACACCACCGGAGTCTCTTTATCCATAACGGTGGTAATAACCCCCAAGAATGGGAACCCCCAACAGATTTTCAACAACACCCTTATAAACCCAGGCAGCACTTTAGTTGAAAACTACACAGCAGGCTTATCTCAGGATTTTGATAAAATAAAATTTAATGCATTTTTTTCGGGCAAGTATTATTCATTAGAACTGAATAAAGACCATTACTTCGGCGACAACGAAGGCATATACCCTGGCAGCGACACTGCCGTCAATTTTATACTTACTGGCTTTTTTAGCAACTTCAATAAAATCCGACTGGCCAATTCATATAAAAAGCTCGCAATTTCAAACGACCCATTTATTTCTTCCGACGATTGGAAGGTTCTATCCTCATAACAATAAAGCCAGCAAAGTTCAGCACAGCCCCGACCCAAGCTCTAACTCAAGGGAAGGGGCTGGTGCTCAACTGTGAAACAAGCGGAAAATTTCAAGGGCATTTTCCAAACCAAGAACTTAACCAAACCCGTTCAAGCTATTTATCACTGACATCAATTCAATCGAAACATCAATGGTTTTCTCATCGTGGCGACTGACAGGCTGCCGCAATAATAGTCTAGGCATTCATGGAGACATCAAATGATGAACCGTTCTTCGCTCACCAAAGCGTGGTTGGGCTTGGCGCTTGGCGGCACCGTTCTGTTAAGCGGTGTGATTGGCGCCGAGCAGGCTTATTCTCCCGTGCAGAAAGCGGCGGCATCCACCGGAAAAAACGCGAGCGCCTGTCTGCCGCAACAGGCGTGGTTTCCCCACGCGCAAACGCAAGAGCCGGACTCCGCTCAGTTTGCCGCCGACCCTGGCAATTGCGCTTTCCATCAATGGTCCTGGCAAATGTTCTTGTGGCTGACTCAGCCAGTGCCGGATACCGCCCACCAAGGCCAGAGCCTGCCTCGTTTCCTGACCTTTCCCAATCCCAGCATCCTGCGGCATGAGTCAACCGCAGATAGTTTCCTGCCCGCTCTGAATTTGAAAGATGACCGGCCGCTCGATGAGTACTTGCAGGCTGGACCGGATGGCATGCTGATCGACCAGAATGGCCGCTTGGTTTATTACTCGATGTATCTGAACGATGTCTTTGCTCAATTCGTCAAGGAGCAGGGCCTGAACAACGCGGAAAGCATACGCAATTTCAGTCCGGACAAAAATTATCCAGTCGGAACGCTGACTTTGAAAGCGGCGTGGAAAGTGCTGTCTAGCGAGGAACAGAAGCTTAATCAGGCATCCGGCAAGTTTTACACACGCACGGCGCTGGTACATCCGCTGAAGAAGCGAGGGCGGGGGTTTGCGATAGATCGCAGCCGTAGCGAAGCCGTGGTGTTGGCCTTGGTGGGCCTGCATGTCGTAGGTGTCACCCAGCATCACGAAGAAATGATTTGGGCTTCTTTCGAGCATGTCGACAACGCACCGGATGTCGACGCGGGCGCGATACCAAGCCCCCAAACCCCCGTTTCCGACCGGGACTGGACTTTTTACAAAAAGAACACGCCGCTAACGGAATGCAATCTGAATCTGGCGTCCAGCGGCAAGTTAAAGCTGGATGAGGCAAGCCAGACCTTTAGCCCGGTCACCCAAGCATGCCGGATGTATCCCTATGGCAGCGGCCCGGACAAGCAAGCTGTCAATGCCGCCAATATCAAAACACTGAATGCCGCGGCGAGCGAGAAGCTAGAGGCGCCTTGGAACCACTATTTCGAAGTCGGCGCCATCTGGTTTGATACTCAGAATGGCAAGTCGCTGCAAGCGAACTGTGACTTTCAGCCCGGCGCCAACCAATGCGACGTATTGCTAGCCGGCTCCACGCGGCTGTCCAACGCCGCGATCGAAACTTTCACCCAGTCCCAGAGCAGCTTGAACAACTGCTTTGCCTGCCACCAGACCATGCCGCGTTATGGCAGCCCGGGACAACAAAGCTTGCCGGGCAAGAACATCAACATCAGCCACATCATGAACAATCTGTATTTCGACCTGCAATCGTCGAAGAAGCCGAACTAAGGAGGAAGACTCGATGAGCGATTACATTCTGCGGGTGCACCCCGCCATCAATATCGCCCGCATTGGGAGCAGCGATGAGTTCTACATCGCGCCGGAAACGCCGGCCGGCGAAAGCCTGCCGGACAGCGATTTACTGGGCGGCTTGCCTATCAAGGCAGGGA
The Chromobacterium sp. IIBBL 290-4 DNA segment above includes these coding regions:
- a CDS encoding ATP-binding protein; its protein translation is MSWRGWLLWLLLICCGQARAAQPVDLAVAPEHVPLYGQLDIMREPGKSLTLQQALANPDWQTATLKRLTAGFSADTYWLQGRLYNSGSQPATRWLSVGSCRLEDIRFYRLGLSAVWPMETLQAGLGMPLALHPVPALLSIFPITLAPGESIRFVLRVRSRSIISISPELWTPTAHRANQDVQLAMEMLLVGSMLTIGLYTLAMGIARRDRISLLLAGMAFSDLVYDLSFQGYHYYYLMQSGGDAALRITGVLPGVTVMLFLALMMNFIEAGGIAFWRWLYRASLLGVAVCTAGMAFADYGLFAYGLTWVLMPCLILIFGSCLHRWRQGSREARLFFLAFCLYSSRGVLKMAVGLGLLSESLVGGAEIVWGNLSIILLLLVVNVRRQRQLRLEKQLAQDALQDARLQEHERLQNAVEERTRELQGALIVADEANRAKSDFLARVSHDLRTPLTSIIGYADLIQAGGHSEAERGGIIRRSATHMLQMINDLIDYAAGGSPNAVRKEPVYIHALLKAIAQENENLTMQSGNCFQLEVSEALPAVLELDGKRLRQLLGNLLDNANKFTQSGLIVLSVDYCLDSNKAGKLSFTVRDSGCGIAAEDQQRIFEPFQRLSQTRSQPGIGLGLSIVKQWVELMDGALSMDSVPGVGTSIHITLFARALPEENMSSYYQPDALGVLPQIDGVGKTIWLAEDTPEIRGLLSDELLGQNFAVEAWGNGLELIGKMQERVPAPDLILTDHMMPGASGLEVLAAARRLLPGVPVVAISALPQAIGPQGFDAGLLKPINLAELRHTLVRLLKLVGQSSVDVPSIPGNAHKPDARQLEEARGLIRLGAMTDLLDWAECIVQGDARYEDFVEQVRQLVRRGELAALHMLCEE
- a CDS encoding DNA-binding response regulator; amino-acid sequence: MNPSASSSLDGVLRGLRVLIVDDNAQDRMLLMDFLSRHGCRLYLAEDGRDGYHKAQAVRPDVILMDISMPQCDGLTACRLLKANPQTAAIPLLFLTASALPKERVEGLAAGAVDYITKPFDFEEVRIRLCIHLRMSQPPGPPLTEAAEKSEEPKAGGLDGVLYRSARKLLLAALDATPDLAGLAQTVGTNTRRLNQAFRRCAGMTVFDFLREARMKEARRLLVESDLPVQAIAQATGYGNQSNFSTAFKDRFGCPPTSLRRGGDVGA